The Bacteroidales bacterium region GTAGATACCATAATTTGGGTAGAGGTATCTAATCAATGGGGGTGCAAAAAAACCAAATATTATCATATCTCATTGCAAGAAAGACCAGTTATTGACTTACAAGATCAATACCATGTGTGTCTCGGAAATTCTATTCTAATATGTGCCCATGGTGTAGACCAGTACATTTGGAGTAACGGAATGACAGATTCTTGCATTATGCTATTACCGGTAGCCAATGAGATTTTATATGTACACGGAATTAAAGGAGCTTGTTCAGTTCTTGATTCCGTACAAATATTCGTACACCCAAATGCGACTGTTTCTGTTCCAACTACAATTTTAATGTTGCAGGGTGATACAGTAATCATAGAAGCTCAAATTAGTAGTGATACGGATTATGTTGTGTTTTGGCAACCTGTGGAGGGAATTATATATAGCGATGACAGCACAATTCATGTTTCACCCGATTCCACTACGACTTACTACGTAATTGTACAGAATGTATGGGGATGTACGATCGTGGATTCAGTGTTAGTTCAAGTCTATCCTCCTGGTATTTATGCCAATATGATGAATGATACAGTATTATGTTCAGGGGATAGCATTACCTTATGGGTCAATGTGTTTCTTGCTCCCACAAATGATCTACATTATCAGTGGTATCCATCCTTGGGCTTGTCTTCCGATACTGTAGCTCATCCACGTTTATGGCCAACCATTTCACAGTATTACTATGTTTCCATAACTGATAATGAAGGGCATAGTTATTATGATTCTGTATACATTGAAGTTATTAAAACTCCTGAGGTTAATCTTGGGAACGATACAATAGCCTGTGAGGGATCAGTATTGACATTTATTGATAACAATCCAGGTACTCATTTATGGTTTACTGGTGATACTACTAACATGATTAACATAACCCTTTTAAGTGATACCATAATAACCCTTGAAGTTAATAACAATGGCTGTCGAGATCGAGACACCGTTTATGTAGACGTAATCAAGTTACCTATATTAAATCTTGGTGAAGACAAGGTGATTTGCCAAGGTGATAGTGTTGCTATTCCAATTCTTACATCTTTTGAACCATGGGGAAATATCAAAGAAACAGGGATTGCTTTCATTTCTCCTTCTGAAGATACAATTATCCATTATGAATTAGAAAGTCAGGGTTGTAAAGTGGTAGATGATATTTACATCCAGGTTAATCCTATTCCTGTATTTACCTTGCAGGCTTCTTCAGAGAGTTATATCGAAGGACAACCCATTTTGCTTGAGGTTTTACCTTCATTATTTGAAAAATATTACTTCTATCTTAATGGACAATTGCAGGTGGTTAATCATTCCGGAAGTCATTATTATGATATGCTTCATATGGGTGATGTTCTTACCGTTGTGGTGGAGAATGAATTTGGTTGTAGGTCTGAAAAAACATGGGAAGGTAAATGGCGGGATGTCCCCAACGTATTTACACCGAATGGCAATGACATGAATGATAGATTTTTAAAAGGTATATTTGTTAAGATATTTAATCGTTGGGGGCAACTCTTATACGAAGGTTCAGATGGTTGGGATGGAACATATCAAGGGGAACCGGTCAATGAAGGAACTTACTATTACCTGATTGAATTTATTAATCCAGAATTAGGAACTTATCGAGTTTATTCTGGTAGTATTCTATTAATCCGGTAAATTATGAAAAAAATTGTTCTGTTATTAGTAGGGTTGTTTTTGGAAGTATCGGCACAACCTGTGCTTGAAACTGTCAAAAAACTGCAAGAAGAAAAGAATTATGCTCGAGCAATTGAAATTCTGAGAAATTATATTGACAAAAAGCGTACGGAAAAGTACGATTTACAGAAAACATTATGTGAGATATATGTTCAATTGGGAGATTATGCTCTTGCACTTGAAGAACTCCAAAAAGCAAATGATGTATACATGAATGATCCTAACCTTCTATATATGCTTGGACATGTAAGCCTTGCCATGCAGCGTTACGAAGATGCCAAAAATTATGTCAGCAAATTGTTGAAAGATACCATTTATGGTACTACCAGTAAGGAATTGATTAAAGATGCCAAAAAACTTTTTCAAATTATTCTTTGTATTGAACAAAGTAATAAGCAAAACAAAGATGTTATTATTGAAAATCTTGTCGATTATAATAGTGAATTCAGTGATTATGGTATCGCCATAGCAGGCAACAGACTTTACTTTTCTTCTTTGAGAAGAAGTCCCGCAGAGCCTAGAGACCCAAGAACACTTCAAGGATATAGTAAAATTTACAGAGCTCCTCTTTATGTTGAAGATTTTGAAAAGCTCGAAGGAGTTCGATTGCCTAAAATAAGTAAAGTAAGACAGAATGAAGGTTGCCCCAGCATAACACGGGACAGAAAAACCATGTATTTCACTAAAACAAAACCACGTGGAGATTTTAGAATAGTTAGGGTCGATTTTAAAGGGGACAAAATTACATCCAGAGAAGAAATTACAATACCGGGTATCAAAACAGCTGGCCATCCAGCAATACATCCTTCAGGAAATATGATGATTTTTGTTACCGAAAAAAAAGGGAACAAGACTGGTAAAGATTTGTATCTCTCTTTCTTTGATAGTCAAAGTGGAAAATGGGGTAAGCCCGAGCGATTGCCTGATGGAGTCAATTCAAAAGCTGATGAACTTTTCCCCGTTTGGCTTAATGATAGCGTGCTAAGTTTTAGTTCCAATCGCGACGATAGCTACGGTGGCTTGGATATTTATGTGACTAAATTCGCTAGTGGTACATGGCATCCTGCTGTTCATTTACTTTCTCCCATCAATTCAGCAGCTGATGACTTCAATCTAATAGCTCTGCACGAAATGAAAGGTATGTTCGTATCCAACCGTTACGGGGGAAAAGGTTCGGATGATATTTATTCATATCAAGGTTTTCCTTTTAAATCTTACGTAAAAATAGGTGTTTTTGATTCCGTCACAAGAAAACCTATAGCAAATGCTTATATTCTGACGCAAAATACTACCTTACAAACAGACAGCAACGGTTGTGCCATCGTTTTTCCCAATTACCTTGATAAATTGAAGCTTAAAATAGCAGCCAAAGGATATCATCAAAAAGAAGATGAGTGCATTATTCAGAATGAAAATGAAAAATCATTTTATCCTTCGCAGTTGGAAAAAAAGTATTATTTACGACCAAATGCAGAAGGTAACGTGTTGGAAGGTCAGGTGAAGGACGGAAAAACACAAAAACCCATTCGTGACCAGGATGTTCTGTTGGTGAATCAACAAGGATATTACGACAAAACCAAAACGAATTCCGAAGGCATGTTTCGATTCATGAATGTAAAAGGTGGTGAGAATTATACACTTTTACTTGCCCGGAAGGGTTACTGGACTCAGGCTAAACAATTTTCACTGCCTAACCTACCTTATGATACAAAGTTTAATGAAAAATCAGGTTTTGATTTTAATTTTAACTTACAACCCATTGAAACCGACGAAGAATATGTAATTGAGAACATTTATTATGATTTTGACAAAGCAACTCTGAGACCAGAATCAAAGATTGAATTGGATAAATTAGTAAAACTGCTTAAAGAAAATCCCAATTTGTTGGTGGAAATTAATTCACATACAGATGAAAGAGGGTCGCATGAATATAATATAAAACTTTCACAGGCAAGGGCTGAATCGGTTGTAAATTATCTGATCGAACATGGCATTTCATCTGATCGTCTTATAGCTAAGGGTTATGGAAAGACTCGACCAGTAATCCCTCATGCACGCACTGAAGAAGAACATCAAGTCAATCGTCGCACTTCTTTTCGCATACTTAATGTGCAAGATATCACACCAGAAGAATTGCTGTATCTCTACACAGGTGGGGTTAATCCTCGAACACAACAAAAAAATCTAATTTATAAGGTTCAACTGGCAGTTACTCCACGCCCCATTGAAAATGAAAATTATTTTTCTGCTTTAAAACGAAAATTACCAGATCTGATCATCATCGAGGAGCGACACCCTGATGGATTTTATCATTACATTGCTGGCACTTTTACTAGTATAGAAGAAGCTCAAAAACTACGTGCTCAAATTCTTAAAGCCGGTTTTACCGATTGTTACATCCTTGTTTTTGATGGAAATCAAAAATTGAAATGAAATGAGAAACATATTTGCTTTTATTTGCATGTGTTATCTAATTAAAATTTTCTCTCAGAATGATGTACAGCTGAGTTATATGCCTTTTGTTCGTCAGGTGGTAAATCCTGCAGCCACAGGTCAAAGTTCAACGACAGTAATCAATATCATTCATCGCCAGCAATGGACAGGTATTTCGGAAGCTCCTATCACTTCGCTAATCAATTTCCAACATTTCTTTCCTACTTTCCATGTGGCTGTGGGTCTTAATTTAATGGATGATCAATTGGGACTTGAGCATACACAAACATTCAAAACGGCTTATGCTTATCGTTTGTTTTTTAGTGAGCAACATTCGCTTGCTTTTGGATTAGCTGGTGGTATCATCTATAAAAAAGTCGATGTAAGTAGGTTTAGATTGGATGACCAATCGGAAGCAATCAACATTCCTCCTAACTGCATGTTGCCAGATTTCGACGGAGGCGTAGAATGGAAAATTCATTCATGGATGATAGGTGTTTCTGCTACCCATATAGGGGTGACGTTTGCTAAATCATCTTTGTTTCTTATACCTATGCATTTTTATGGATATATTCGTAAGATTCATACGTGGAGTCCTTATCTTCAGACAGATTTGTCTTATGCTATTCAATCGACTCATTATAAAACGTTGCACGAAATTCACATGAGTTTGCTATATCGACAAATGGTATATGCAGGAGTCAGTTTTCGTTGGAATGAATCAGTAGTTTTCATGGGTGGAATGGAATTTGGTCAACGACTTAGAGTGGGATATTCATTTGATTCAGGGGTCGGTCGTCTACCAACTTGGTGTTCGCACGGAAGTCATGAAATTTTCCTTCAATATCGCTTGCAAAAAGATATTACAGGTCAGCCTTCTCCAAGGTTTTTTGACTAAAAACAATATTCGATTTTTTCGAAAAACGAGCTTGATGATCTTAAGTGGAAGTGAATCATACAAGTAAAAAATTAAGATGATTAAATACTTACTACCAATTAATTTTAATAGATTTCTTATTTCGAGCGACCTTTTATATTTCTGAACCATTGGAAAAATGAAAATCTCAAAAAGTTTAAAAGTTAAAAATGAAAATTTTCTTCAGCTCTTACAAATATTGAGGGTTAAAGTTGGAATGATTTTATCCGAGGGAAATTTTTCCCCATGTTTCTTTGTCGAGAGTGCGGTACATGATTGCTTCTGCGACGTGTTGAGACTGAATATGGATTGATGCATCGAGGTCAGCAATAGTGCGAGCAACACGAAGAATGCGATCGTAGGATCGAGCACTTAAGTGAAGTCGTTGAATAGCTTTTTTAAGCAGTTCCATAGTCGTATCATCAATGCGGCAATATTTTTTGAGTAAGGATGGGGTAAGTTGAGAGTTGGTATAAATACCATCATTACGATAGCGCTCGAGTTGAATGGATCGAGCATTGATAACTTTTTCTCGGAGAGAGGCAGATGATTCTCCTTCGGTGTAAGATGCTAGTTTCTGAATAGGAACAGGCACCACTTCCACGTGAATATCGATTCGATCAAGAAGAGGACCGGAGATCTTGCTCGTATAGCGTTGGATGGCAGTAGGAGTGCAATGACAGGCTTTACTGGGATGATTGTAGTAACCACAAGGGCAAGGATTCATAGCGGCAATGAGCATGATGTTGGCAGGAAATTCAACAGAAGATTTAGCCCGTGAGATTGTGACAATACGATCTTCCAGAGGTTGTCTAAGAACTTCGAGAACTGAACGATTAAACTCGGGCAATTCATCTAGAAATAATACACCATTATGAGCCAAGCTAATTTCGCCAGGTTGAGGGATGGTTCCACCGCCAATGAGAGCTACATCACTAATGGTATGATGAGGGGCGCGAAAAGGACGTTCCTGAATAAGGCCTGAGCTCCTTTTGAGCTTACCAGCAACAGAATAGACTTTTGTGGTTTCGATGGCTTCTTGTTCCGAAAGTGGTGGAAGGATACCAGGTATTCTACGTGCCATCATGCTTTTTCCGCTCCCAGGAGGACCAATCATTAGTATGTTGTGTCCGCCAGCTGCAGCAATCAATAAGGCTCGTTTGACATTTTCCTGACCCTTGACATCTCTGAAATCGTACAATTCATTTTCCTTCTTTTGAGGTAAAGAAATCGATGGGGAAGTATATTTTTTCATGGGTTCATTCTGAGAAAGTAGATCGATGACTTCCTGTAAGTTTCGTACACCAATTACATCAATGCCGCTGATGACATAGGCTTCTGGGTAATTTTCGAAGGGAACTATAATTCCTTTGAAATTGAGTTGACGGCATAAAATCGAAGAAGGTAAAACTCCACGAACAGGAAGCACATGTCCATCAAGGGATAATTCACCAAGAATAATGAAGTTTTCTAAATGCAGTAAATTGATCTGTCCGGATGCTTGTAAGATACTGAGAGCCGTAGCCAGATCAAACTGACTACCTTCTTTTTTAATGTCGGCAGGTGAATAATTGATGATAACCTTTTTGCCTGGATAATAGTATCCTGCGTTTTTAAGGGCAGCCTCAATACGCTGCCGACTTTCTTTGATCGCATTGTCTGGAAGGCCAGATATGTAGGTATATAAACCTTGACTAATATCAACTTCGACAGTTACTAAAACTGCGTCTATCCCATGAATGGAGGTAGCATATGTTTTGACATACATGAAAACAAGTTTATGAGCAAATTTACGTATTGAACGAAAATTGTATTATTTTTGTATAGGAAAAAAACAGAGTCATGAAAAGATTTCTGTACGGTGGGTTTTTATTATTAGTTGTATTGCTCTGGTCGTGTAATCCTGATCCTCCCGACGATGTAGATCCTCGTGATAAATTTGTTGGGACCTGGTTATGTAATGAAAATGGCGAATTGACTTATACGGTCAACATTACGAAGGATAATAATCATGAAAAGAAAATTTTTTTCTATAATTTTCATCACCTTGGTTTTAATGAATATGCCTACGGAGAAGTGAACAATAACACGGTGACCCTTCCTTTTCAACTTGTTTGCCAGGGAACCATGAATGTGCAAGGAAGTGGTGGAATGAATAACAACAATACAGTCATTACTCTTTCATACATTTTTGATGACGGAGCAAACAAGGATACAGTTAATGCTGTGTATACAAAACAATCTTCTTAATTCAATGAAGTTTTTTTCTTTTGTCGGTATATTATGTTTTTTCTTTCTTTGTCTAAGGTCTCAACTAGCACCGAAGTATTCAAATGATTTTTTGCATATTGGTATAGGAGCTCGTGCTGCTGGTATGGGAGGTGCTGTTATCGCCTCATCTGTTGATGCTACCGCAGGTTATTGGAATCCTGCGTCTCTTACCGAATTGGAGGGAGAAAGAGAATTATTCTTTATGCATTCTGAATATTTTGCCGGTATAGCTAAATATGATGTAGCTTCTTTTGCAGGAAATTTTCGTCATGCTATATCGTTGGGACTTACTTATATGCGTTTTGGCATTGATAATATTCCCAACACTATTGAAATGGTGGATGCTCAAGGAAACGTACATTATGATCGGATTACGTCGTTCAATGCTGTGGATCAAGCTTTTCTTATTTCTTTTGCAAAGAATATCCACGATTCTCTTAAAGTTGGTGGTAATGTTAAAATAATAAGAAGAAGACTTGGAGATTTTGCTGGTTCCTGGGGTGGAGGTTTAGATTTATCCGTAAAATTATTGCTGAATCATTGGAAACTAGCAGCAGTTTTGAGGGATGCTACGACAACGTTTAATGCTTGGTCGTTTAGCCTATCTGATAAAATGAAAGAAGTATTTTTGATGACAGGGAACGATTTACCTTCCAATCATATCGAACTGACATTGCCTCGTCTCATTATGGGTATTGGTAGAGAAATGAATTTGATGAGTCATTTTTATATTTACCCGGAATTAGATCTTGATGTAACGTGGGATGGAAAGAGGAACACTATTATTCGTACCAATGTCTTTAGTGTAGACCCTCGATTAGGACTCGAGTTGTCGTACAAGAAAATAGTTTTCTTGCGTGCTGGTGCTATGAATTTGCAGAAATATTCCAATTATGAACGCAAAAAAGTATGGACTTTCCAACCATCGCTCGGCTTGGGCTTAAACATTGCCAGGCGATTTACGATTAATTATGCTTATACCGATATCGGTGATATGAGTTTTGCTCTTTATTCTCACGTCGTTTCTGTTCACTTGCTTTTTTCTTCGAACAAGGCAAGCTTATAGTATTTTAACATGAATAAGTATATATTATTTTTTTTATGTATTTTTTTTAGTTACATTGTACGATCGCAATTTGGAAATGAATGGATCGATTTTAACAGAAAGTATTACAAAATACCCATTGCAACATCAGGAATTTATCGAATTACTTACAATACCCTAGTCAACGCTGGTATACCTGTTTCAACACTTGATCCGAGGCAATTTCAAATTTTTGCACGTGGTAAAGAAATTCCCATTTATGTTCATGGAGAAAATGATGGTGTTTTTCATTCGAGTGATTACATAGAATTTTATGGTAAAGCCAATGATGCATGGTTAGACACTGCAGTTTACTTTAATAGCGAACCGCCCAATCGTGAAATTAGTCTTTTCTCAGATACCATTTTTTATTTTCTTACATGGAATCCAACTGGTATAAACAACCGACGACTTACGTTAGAAACAGACCGTAATTTTACAGGTTATCAATCTGAACAATATGTTTTCTATCGCGTTCGACAGAATTATTATTCTACATATTATGATGGGGAGACTGATTATTATGGTATTACAGATATGCGATATACCGAGGTAGAAGGTTGGTTTGACGCGCCAATGTCAATCAATCCCGCTACGCCTGGTCAACCTCAAATCTATTCAAAGCAGGTCATGACACCGTATGCATATACCACTGGTCCTCCGACAAGGGTTCAAATACGTCTCTGTGGAGCCTCCAATTATGCTATGGCTAATCCAGATCATCACATCAGAATTACTTTTTTAAATCAAACCATTGACACAACTTTTGAGGGTTATGTGAAAGTTACATTTAATCGATCTATATCATCTCTTCTTTTGAACAATCAAAATACATTTATTTTTGAACTGCCTGCAGATTTGCCAACCAATGCTGATCGGATTGCTCTGAGTTTTATTGAGGTAACATATCCTCGTCAACTTCACTTAGGAAACGGTAATATTATGAGTTTTATTGCTCCGGCCAAAACAACAGCTAAATCATATTTTCAGTTCACTGGTTTAAATGCAATAGCAACCGATACTGTACTGGTATATGATTTAACGAATCACAGAAGAATACTTACTCAACGCGTTGGATCGAATGTCTCTTTTCTTTCAGCTAACACGGGTGCTGAAAGGATCATGTTCTTGTTTGCTAATTCAGCTGTGAATTACGTAACTAGCATTGTTCCGGTTAATAAGAATACGACCACACCTGGTTTTTTCACTGATTTTTCCGTTGATCCGCACAAAAGAGCTAATGTTTTAATGATTACTCATCGCAGCTTGTGGGATGCCGTAAATGAGTATGCCACCTACAGGCAGAGTACCGGCTATCAAGTAGGAGTGATTGATGTGCTTGAGTTGTACGATCAGTTTGCTTATGGCATACCCAAACACCCACTTGCTATCAGAAATTTTGTAAGGTTTGTTTTAGCACATTATGACGACACTATACGGGCAATTTATCTGATCGGAAAAGGTTTCCGAGCGGGTGGCACGTCGTACAATTATCGTTTCAACCAACAAGCAAACATTGGAACATTGTTACCTTCATTTGGAAATCCACCCTCGGATATTTTATTTGTGTCAGATCTTGGTTTAGGACCTTATGCTCCTATTATTCCCATTGGAAGAATTAGTGCTAAGAATTCATCTGATGTGCTTAATTATTTGCAGAAAGTAAAGGATTATGAATTTGAAAAAAATAAACCTTATGACCCCAGTAATCCAACTGAAAAAGAGTGGATGAAAAAAGTATTACATTTTGCTGGTGGTAGTAATGTCTCAGAAGCCCAAATGTTATTAAGCTTTTTAAATGTTTTTCGCGATTCAATCTCAGGACCTTTTTATGGTGGGGAGGTGACTACATTTACAAAAACATCGACAGCTCCCATTCAACAAAGTTGGAGTGATAGTATAAAAAACCTGGTTAATCGTGGAGTTTCTATCATGAACTTTTTTGCTCATGGAGCTGGTTTCGGTTATGACATTAGCATCGACGACCCTTCAGCGTACACCAACTATAAGCGTTATCCTTTTTTTATTGCTAATAGTTGTTACTCTGGCGATTTATTTCAACTCACTCCTACAGCTAGTGAAAGCTTTGTGTTGATTCCCAATAAAGGAGCGATAGGTTATTTAGCGAGCAGTTCTAAATCCTTTGCATCGTATCTATTTATTTATTCAAGAGAGTTGGTGGGAAGGATAGCCCATCGCAATTATGGTGACCCTATAGGAAAAATTATTCAGAAGACTATACAATCGGTTCAATACTATGACAATTCTCTTTATCTGCGCGATATATGTTTTGGAATGACTTTACATGGTGATCCACTTATTTTGCTAGGTGGAATTACCATGCCTGATTTTTTAATGACTCCTTCTCAAGTAACTTTTGTTCCTACTCAGATCACAACTGATTTGGATTCATTCACAGTTAAAATTGTTGCAAAAAACATAGGTCGAGCTATAGAAGATTCTATCGTTGTTGAAATAGAAAGAATTTACCCTGATCAAAGTTCAGATATTGTTCGTAGAAAAATTAAAGCTCCCTATTTTAATGACACATTGGATATAAAACTAGCTGTTCAACCAGTGATTGGATCAGGATTAAATCAATTGCGAGTAACACTGGATGCTTACCTTCAGGTATCGGAATCGAATGAACTCAACAACACGGCGAATGTATCTTTTTTAATCATTTCTAGTGATGCAGTGCCCATATACCCCTATGAATATGCAGTCATTCCTGATACGATAGTTACCTTAATTGCTAGTACAGTACATCCCATGGCTTCTGCAGCTTCTTATGTTTTTCAAATAGATACCATAGATACTTTTGATAGTCCATTTTTAAAGGAAAGTCCAGTTATTACTCAAACTGGAGGTATTTTATCATGGACACTACCTTTTCCCATGACAGCCATGCCAGACAGTACTGTATATTATTGGAGAGTTATGAAAGTTGGCACTGGTAATTGGCGCGAAAGTTCATTTCAGTTTATTCCCAACAAAAGAGGTTGGGGTCAAGCTCATTTTTTTCAGTTTAAAAACGATGATTATACTTATGTTTCATTTAACAGGCCTCAGCGTAGATTTGATTTTGTTAATACCATCGTTACTATAAGTGCTCAAACTGGTTATTATCCCCATATACCATGGTCAGAAGAATGGTATAAAATCAATGGAGCTTTGAAAGGACAATGGTCTTGCACCAATTACAACGGTCATGGGATGAAATTTGCTGTTTTTGACACGATAGGCGTCAATCCTTGGGTAAACGTTGATCCAGATCATGATGGTCTTGGACCATACGAAGCTCTCAATTGTAGAGCTTATCCTTACTATGATTTTGATTTTTATACCACCGATTCACTGTGGTTGGAACGAATGAGAAGATTTATAGATACCATTCCCCATGGTTATTATGTATTAGCTTTTAGCCATCGTAACCATAATGCACAAAATTACCCTGAAGAATTATATCAGGCTTTTGAGAGCATCGGAAGCATGATCATACGAACACTGCCAAATCATCATCCTTACATCATTTTTGGAAGAAAAGGTTACTATAATCAAGCTCAAGAAAGTGTAGGGAGTTCCATGACAAGCATTATTCATGGGGAATGGAACATTCCTACACGATGGAAGGAGGGTCATATCAAGTCAACTCGAATTGGTCCTGCTTATTCTTGGGGCAGCTTACATTGGCGTGTTAGAAGCTATGAAGCGGGCATATGGACCGATTCGGTAAGATTGTATGTTTTAGGTGTAAAAGCAGGAGGTATGGTGGATACCCTTATTGGTCCTCTACCTCCAATCTCTGATTCCATGGATATTTACAATTTATCTTCTCGCATTGATGCCCAAATATATCCATATTTGCACCTTCTTATAACAATGAAGGACGAATCTTTGCATACGCCAGCTCAAATGGTGAGATGGCAAGTTTTGTATGAACCTGTGCCAGAGACCGCCATCGACCCGCAAGCTCATTTTCATTTCCTTTCCAGTAAAGTTCAAGAAGGTGATACTGTTCGTTTTGGTATTGCCACAAGAAATATCAGTCCAGTAGACTTTCCTGATTCCTTACGTGTTTCTTATTTCTTGAGAAGAAACGGACAAGTTCAACTGCTTTCCCATAAAGTTCTTCGAAAGCATCCTGCAGGTGATGTTTTAATTGATTCGATCAAATTTTCTACTAAAGGCATGGCTGGCATGAATTCAGTCTGGGTCGAATTTAATCCAATTAATCCATATACAGGCACGTACTATCAATTAGAACAATATCATTTTAACAACTTACTGGAGGTTCAATTTGAAGTTGACAAAGATAGAATTAACCCAATATTGGACGTAACTTTTGATGGTGTTCATATCCTGGATGGCGATATTGTCAGTGCAAAACCAAATATTGAAATTTTTCTCAAAGACGAAAACAAATATCTTCTACTGACTGATACGAGTTGTATTCGTGTATATCTTCAAAGGAAAGGTGAAGAGCTTAGGCCAGTTTATTTTATGGAGGGGGGAGTACAAAAAATGTTTTTTTATCCGCCCTCATCCTCTAAGCAAAACATAGCACGAGTAGTTTATCCTGCAGGACCTTTAGCAGATGGAGAGTATAAACTGATCGTTCAGGCGAGAGATATGAGTGGGAATGAAAGTGGTTTTTATGATTATGAAATAAATTTTCAAGTTATCAACAAGCCTGCTATTACGCATATTATGAATTGGCCTAATCCTTTCAGCACAAAAACACATTTTGTTTTTACTCTTACAGGTTCACAAGTCCCTGAAGATATTCGTATTCAAATCATGACCATTACGGGACGAGTTGTCCGAGAGATTACACGTGAAGAGTTAGGCCCCATTCATATTGGTCGAAATATAACTTCCTATGCGTGGGATGGGAGAGATCAATTTGGTGAACAACTTGCTAATGGCGTCTATCTTTATAGGGTTATTGTTCGTCTTAATGGGAAATCCATCGATCACATATCTACTGAAGCCGACAAGTATTTTACTCATGAATTCGGGAAAATGGTATTAATTCGATAAAATTTAATATGGATGATAGATTCAAAAAAAATTGAACGAATCAAATATCTTACAAAGGAATTAAATCGGCATAATTATCTTTATTATGTGCTTAATCAGCCTGAAATTGATGACGAAACTTTTGACATGCTTCTCAAAGAACTTGAGCAACTTGAAAAAG contains the following coding sequences:
- a CDS encoding gliding motility-associated C-terminal domain-containing protein, whose protein sequence is VDTIIWVEVSNQWGCKKTKYYHISLQERPVIDLQDQYHVCLGNSILICAHGVDQYIWSNGMTDSCIMLLPVANEILYVHGIKGACSVLDSVQIFVHPNATVSVPTTILMLQGDTVIIEAQISSDTDYVVFWQPVEGIIYSDDSTIHVSPDSTTTYYVIVQNVWGCTIVDSVLVQVYPPGIYANMMNDTVLCSGDSITLWVNVFLAPTNDLHYQWYPSLGLSSDTVAHPRLWPTISQYYYVSITDNEGHSYYDSVYIEVIKTPEVNLGNDTIACEGSVLTFIDNNPGTHLWFTGDTTNMINITLLSDTIITLEVNNNGCRDRDTVYVDVIKLPILNLGEDKVICQGDSVAIPILTSFEPWGNIKETGIAFISPSEDTIIHYELESQGCKVVDDIYIQVNPIPVFTLQASSESYIEGQPILLEVLPSLFEKYYFYLNGQLQVVNHSGSHYYDMLHMGDVLTVVVENEFGCRSEKTWEGKWRDVPNVFTPNGNDMNDRFLKGIFVKIFNRWGQLLYEGSDGWDGTYQGEPVNEGTYYYLIEFINPELGTYRVYSGSILLIR
- a CDS encoding OmpA family protein, with translation MKKIVLLLVGLFLEVSAQPVLETVKKLQEEKNYARAIEILRNYIDKKRTEKYDLQKTLCEIYVQLGDYALALEELQKANDVYMNDPNLLYMLGHVSLAMQRYEDAKNYVSKLLKDTIYGTTSKELIKDAKKLFQIILCIEQSNKQNKDVIIENLVDYNSEFSDYGIAIAGNRLYFSSLRRSPAEPRDPRTLQGYSKIYRAPLYVEDFEKLEGVRLPKISKVRQNEGCPSITRDRKTMYFTKTKPRGDFRIVRVDFKGDKITSREEITIPGIKTAGHPAIHPSGNMMIFVTEKKGNKTGKDLYLSFFDSQSGKWGKPERLPDGVNSKADELFPVWLNDSVLSFSSNRDDSYGGLDIYVTKFASGTWHPAVHLLSPINSAADDFNLIALHEMKGMFVSNRYGGKGSDDIYSYQGFPFKSYVKIGVFDSVTRKPIANAYILTQNTTLQTDSNGCAIVFPNYLDKLKLKIAAKGYHQKEDECIIQNENEKSFYPSQLEKKYYLRPNAEGNVLEGQVKDGKTQKPIRDQDVLLVNQQGYYDKTKTNSEGMFRFMNVKGGENYTLLLARKGYWTQAKQFSLPNLPYDTKFNEKSGFDFNFNLQPIETDEEYVIENIYYDFDKATLRPESKIELDKLVKLLKENPNLLVEINSHTDERGSHEYNIKLSQARAESVVNYLIEHGISSDRLIAKGYGKTRPVIPHARTEEEHQVNRRTSFRILNVQDITPEELLYLYTGGVNPRTQQKNLIYKVQLAVTPRPIENENYFSALKRKLPDLIIIEERHPDGFYHYIAGTFTSIEEAQKLRAQILKAGFTDCYILVFDGNQKLK
- a CDS encoding PorP/SprF family type IX secretion system membrane protein, yielding MRNIFAFICMCYLIKIFSQNDVQLSYMPFVRQVVNPAATGQSSTTVINIIHRQQWTGISEAPITSLINFQHFFPTFHVAVGLNLMDDQLGLEHTQTFKTAYAYRLFFSEQHSLAFGLAGGIIYKKVDVSRFRLDDQSEAINIPPNCMLPDFDGGVEWKIHSWMIGVSATHIGVTFAKSSLFLIPMHFYGYIRKIHTWSPYLQTDLSYAIQSTHYKTLHEIHMSLLYRQMVYAGVSFRWNESVVFMGGMEFGQRLRVGYSFDSGVGRLPTWCSHGSHEIFLQYRLQKDITGQPSPRFFD
- a CDS encoding YifB family Mg chelatase-like AAA ATPase, whose translation is MYVKTYATSIHGIDAVLVTVEVDISQGLYTYISGLPDNAIKESRQRIEAALKNAGYYYPGKKVIINYSPADIKKEGSQFDLATALSILQASGQINLLHLENFIILGELSLDGHVLPVRGVLPSSILCRQLNFKGIIVPFENYPEAYVISGIDVIGVRNLQEVIDLLSQNEPMKKYTSPSISLPQKKENELYDFRDVKGQENVKRALLIAAAGGHNILMIGPPGSGKSMMARRIPGILPPLSEQEAIETTKVYSVAGKLKRSSGLIQERPFRAPHHTISDVALIGGGTIPQPGEISLAHNGVLFLDELPEFNRSVLEVLRQPLEDRIVTISRAKSSVEFPANIMLIAAMNPCPCGYYNHPSKACHCTPTAIQRYTSKISGPLLDRIDIHVEVVPVPIQKLASYTEGESSASLREKVINARSIQLERYRNDGIYTNSQLTPSLLKKYCRIDDTTMELLKKAIQRLHLSARSYDRILRVARTIADLDASIHIQSQHVAEAIMYRTLDKETWGKISLG